From a single Vitis vinifera cultivar Pinot Noir 40024 chromosome 18, ASM3070453v1 genomic region:
- the LOC100266023 gene encoding type IV inositol polyphosphate 5-phosphatase 11 has product MGNFFTVVHSCKGPRFKLKRGPVDYSMNDLATNHDGIRTVRADNRCDFSGSSDLCICVVTWNMNGQVSYKDIEQLVGSDREFDLLVVGLQEAPRNNISQLLQAALVETHILLGKAIMQSLQLYVFGQKMNSELFINELKVDKHAVGGFGGLIRRKKGAVAVNIIYKGIRMLFICCHLSAHAGNVEDRNSQYRHISRSLFSKNQNPYARPVQVTVWLGDLNYRVQGIDTHPARNLVQKNLHRLLTRKDQLLQEAERGQIFSGYCEGTLAFKPTYKYNIGSSNYDTSYKVRVPSWTDRILFKIEDSGKISATLHSYQSIDGIHSSDHKPVKAHLCLQASKQSPLMP; this is encoded by the exons atgggaaatttCTTCACTGTTGTTCATTCTTGTAAAGG ACCAAGATTCAAGTTGAAGCGAGGACCAGTGGATTATTCCATGAACGATCTCGCAACCAATCATGACGGGATCAGAACTGTCCGGGCAGATAACCGCTGCGATTTCTCAGGCAGTTCGGACCTCTGCATTTGCGTAGTGACTTGGAACATGAATGGTCAG GTCTCTTATAAAGACATAGAACAGCTGGTTGGGAGCGATCGGGAGTTTGATCTACTTGTGGTTGGTTTGCAAGAGGCACCACGAAACAATATTTCACAGTTGTTGCAGGCGGCCCTAGTCGAAACTCACAT CCTGCTGGGAAAAGCGATTATGCAGTCTCTGCAGCTATATGTTTTTGGGCAAAAGATGAACTCAGAGTTGTTCATCAATG AATTAAAGGTTGATAAGCATGCTGTTGGGGGCTTTGGAGGTTTAATCAGAAGGAAGAAAGGAGCTGTGGCTGTCAACATCATTTACAAAGGAATACGAATGTTGTTCATCTGTTGTCATCTTTCTG CTCATGCCGGCAATGTGGAAGACAGGAATTCGCAATACAGGCACATATCACGCTCCCTATTCTCCAAGAATCAGAACCCATATGCAAGACCGGTCCAAGTTACTGTATGGTTAGGAGATCTCAACTACAGGGTACAAGGGATTGATACACATCCTGCCAGAAATCTGGTCCAGAAAAACCTTCATAGA CTGCTCACCAGAAAAGATCAACTCTTACAAGAGGCTGAAAGAGGACAGATCTTCAGTGGGTACTGTGAAGGGACGTTGGCATTCAAACcaacatataaatataatataggAAGCAGCAACTATGATACAAGCTACAAG GTAAGAGTACCATCATGGACAGATCGAATCTTGTTCAAGATAGAGGACTCTGGCAAGATCAGTGCAACACTACACTCTTACCAATCCATAGATGGAATCCACAGTTCCGACCATAAACCAGTGAAGGCTCATCTGTGCTTACAAGCAAGCAAACAGTCACCACTCATGCCTTGA
- the LOC100243714 gene encoding BEL1-like homeodomain protein 4: MSQSFHQSIFSFSNGYERSKYQEQHQPLQHVEEQVSGELPVYEPGGMLSEMFSFPPGPTVATEILENQISSNYRWPSQPTAANDCNNIARNQHFSRINADLANPMQLSLMNPPAKTSSPTDTSSSLHMLLPNSSNSHLQGFQHGGTMSGVSGLGSSEVPPVNFNWVPGRVAGVDGTSKIGGVMESQGLSLSLSSSLQQLEAAKAEELRLGNGGIFFCNQGVGASSNFYASKTLGTNQQPLQLQGIVDPSRQVYVGYESSLGNLNILRNSKYAKAAQELLEEFCSVGREHYKNQRRGKHSINPNSDPGGGGGAAASGSSSSVKDLAPLSAADKIEHQRRKIKLLSMLDEVDSRYNHYCEQIQVVVNSFDSKMGFGAANPYTTLARKAMSRHFRCMKDAILAQLKISCELLGEKDVMAASGLSKGETPRLRLLDQSLRQQRALHQMGMMEPEAWRPQRGLPERSVNILRAWLFEHFLHPYPSDADKHLLSRQTGLSRNQVSNWFINARVRLWKPMVEEMYQQDAKEEEAAASSEDREANPQNHQKNSISAQTPRSSTPPASQRSQINAQENDPSLDTINYRNCFSGTQAITQATTTTTTTTTTISQRFPTTHEAGMHQRTVAADDTWCRGSVFGGEYGTTDAASLGTPAGDVSLTLGLRHAGNLPDKGRLSLRDFGAC, encoded by the exons ATGTCCCAAAGCTTCCACCAAAGTATCTTCAGTTTCTCAAATGGGTACGAGAGATCCAAGTACCAAGAACAACATCAACCGCTGCAGCATGTAGAAGAGCAAGTATCAGGAGAGCTGCCGGTGTATGAACCCGGCGGGATGCTGTCAGAGATGTTCAGCTTCCCGCCGGGGCCTACTGTGGCCACTGAGATCTTGGAGAATCAGATCTCATCAAATTATAGATGGCCATCGCAGCCCACAGCCGCTAATGATTGTAATAATATTGCTCGAAATCAACATTTCTCGCGCATTAATGCAGACTTAGCAAATCCCATGCAGCTTTCGCTCATGAATCCTCCAGCAAAAACGTCTTCTCCAACTGATACATCTTCTTCTCTACACATGCTACTCCCAAATTCATCCAATTCTCATCTTCAAGGGTTTCAACATGGCGGCACAATGTCTGGGGTCTCCGGTTTGGGAAGCAGTGAGGTCCCTCCCGTTAATTTCAATTGGGTACCTGGTAGAGTCGCCGGAGTTGATGGCACTAGCAAAATTGGAGGCGTTATGGAGAGTCAAGGTCTTTCTTTATCCTTGTCTTCTTCATTGCAGCAGCTGGAAGCAGCCAAAGCGGAGGAATTGAGGTTGGGAAATGGTGGGATCTTCTTTTGCAATCAAGGAGTAGGGGCTTCTTCTAATTTCTATGCTTCGAAGACTTTGGGAACTAATCAGCAGCCCTTGCAATTGCAAGGAATAGTAGATCCAAGTCGTCAGGTTTATGTTGGATATGAATCATCTTTGGGAAACTTGAATATTTTGAGGAATTCTAAGTATGCCAAGGCCGCCCAAGAATTGCTGGAAGAGTTCTGCAGTGTCGGGAGGGAACACTACAAGAATCAGAGGCGTGGAAAGCATAGTATAAACCCTAATTCTGATCCCGGTGGTGGTGGCGGTGCTGCTGCTTCTGGGTCGTCTTCTTCCGTAAAGGATCTTGCACCTTTGTCAGCTGCAGATAAGATTGAACACCAAAGGAGGAAGATCAAACTATTATCCATGCTTGATGAG GTGGATAGTAGATATAACCATTACTGCGAGCAAATACAAGTGGTGGTAAACTCATTTGATTCGAAGATGGGTTTTGGAGCAGCAAATCCTTACACGACCCTAGCTCGAAAGGCAATGTCAAGGCACTTCAGATGCATGAAGGATGCGATATTGGCGCAATTGAAGATTTCATGTGAATTACTTGGGGAGAAAGATGTCATGGCGGCATCTGGATTGAGTAAAGGAGAGACACCAAGATTACGGTTGCTTGATCAAAGCCTGAGGCAGCAAAGAGCCCTTCATCAAATGGGGATGATGGAGCCAGAAGCATGGAGGCCCCAGCGAGGCTTGCCTGAGCGATCTGTCAACATTTTGAGAGCCTGGCTTTTTGAGCATTTCCTGCACCC GTACCCAAGCGACGCAGATAAGCATTTGTTGTCTCGCCAGACTGGTTTATCCAGAAATCAG GTCTCGAactggttcattaatgcaaggGTTCGATTGTGGAAACCCATGGTGGAGGAGATGTACCAACAAGATGCCAAGGAAGAAGAAGCCGCTGCATCATCTGAGGATAGAGAAGCCAACCCACAAAATCACCAGAAAAACAGCATCTCCGCACAAACACCAAGGTCTTCCACTCCACCAGCGTCCCAAAGATCCCAAATCAATGCTCAGGAAAACGACCCTTCACTCGACACCATCAATTACAGGAATTGCTTCTCGGGAACCCAAGCAATTACTCAAgctaccaccaccaccaccaccaccaccaccaccatatCTCAACGTTTTCCGACCACCCATGAAGCCGGCATGCATCAACGGACGGTGGCCGCTGATGACACGTGGTGTCGAGGAAGCGTGTTTGGCGGTGAATATGGGACCACTGATGCCGCATCTCTAGGGACACCCGCTGGTGATGTCTCCCTTACCTTGGGCCTTCGACACGCCGGGAACTTGCCGGACAAGGGCCGGCTGTCGTTACGGGACTTCGGGGCCTGCTGA
- the LOC100253933 gene encoding protein DA1, whose amino-acid sequence MGWLNKIFKGSSHKISEGNYHGRYQGDTVQNEPSCSGDVWAETENEDIDRAIALSLSEEEQKGKKVIDNEFQLEEDEQLARAIQESLNIESPPQHGNGNGNGNIYQPIPFPYSTGFRICAGCNTEIGHGRFLSCMGAVWHPECFRCHGCGYPISDYEYSMNGNYPYHKSCYKEHYHPKCDVCKHFIPTNPAGLIEYRAHPFWVQKYCPSHEHDRTPRCCSCERMEPRDTRYVALNDGRKLCLECLDSAIMDTNECQPLYLDIQEFYEGLNMKVQQQVPLLLVERQALNEAMEGEKSGHHHMPETRGLCLSEEQTVSTILRRPKIGTGNRVMNMITEPCKLTRRCDVTAVLILYGLPRLLTGSILAHEMMHAWLRLNGYRTLAQDVEEGICQVLAYMWLDAELTSGSGSNVPSTSSASTSSKKGAGSQCERKLGQFFKHQIESDTSLVYGAGFRAGHQAVLKYGLPATLKHIHLTGNFPY is encoded by the exons ATGGGTTGgcttaacaaaatttttaaagggtCAAGCCATAAAATTTCAGAAGGGAATTATCATGGGAGATATCAAGGGGATACCGTTCAAAATGAACCTTCTTGTTCAGGG GATGTGTGGGCAGAGACTGAGAATGAAGATATAGACCGTGCTATTGCATTATCCCTTTCAGAAgaagaacaaaaaggaaaaaaagtgaTTG ATAATGAATTTCAATTGGAGGAAGATGAACAACTTGCTAGAGCTATACAAGAGAGCTTGAATATTGAGTCTCCTCCACAAcatggaaatggaaatggaaatggaaatatTTATCAACCCATTCCATTCCCCTACTCAACAGGGTTCAG GATCTGTGCTGGTTGCAATACTGAGATTGGTCATGGAcgttttctaagttgcatggGTGCAGTTTGGCATCCAGAATGTTTCAGATGCCACGGTTGCGGCTACCCAATTTCTGATTATGAG TATTCTATGAATGGGAATTACCCTTATCACAAATCTTGCTACAAGGAGCACTATCACCCAAAATGTGATGTTTGCAAGCACTTT aTTCCAACGAACCCTGCTGGTCTTATTGAATATAGGGCGCATCCTTTTTGGGTTCAGAAGTACTGCCCTTCTCATGAGCATGACAGAACACCTAGATGCTGTAGCTGTGAGAGAATGGAG CCACGGGACACAAGATATGTTGCCCTTAATGATGGTCGGAAGCTCTGCCTGGAGTGTCTGGACTCTGCAATCATGGATACCAATGAATGTCAACCCCTCTATCTTGATATACAAGAGTTTTATGAAGGTTTAAATATGAAAGTGCAGCAGCAAGTTCCATTACTCTTGGTCGAAAGACAAGCACTGAATGAAGCCATGGAAGGAGAAAAGAGT GGCCACCATCACATGCCTGAGACTAGGGGACTTTGTCTTTCTGAAGAACAAACTGTCAGCACT ATTTTGAGGCGTCCTAAGATTGGGACTGGAAACCGAGTCATGAATATGATAACAGAGCCTTGTAAACTAACACGTCGTTGCGATGTGACTGCAGTTCTCATTTTGTATGGCCTTCCTAG GTTGCTAACTGGGTCGATCCTTGCTCACGAGATGATGCATGCCTGGCTCCGACTAAATG GTTATCGAACTCTTGCACAAGATGTGGAAGAAGGTATCTGTCAGGTGCTAGCTTATATGTGGCTAGATGCTGAGCTGACATCTGGATCTGGAAGTAATGTTCCATCAACATCATCTGCTTCCACGTCTTCAAAGAAGGGTGCAGGATCTCAATGTGAGAGGAAGCTTGGGCAGTTCTTCAAACACCAGATTGAATCAGACACATCCCTTGTCTATGGAGCTGGATTCAGAGCTGGCCATCAGGCAGTGCTTAAATATGGCCTTCCAGCCACTCTAAAGCATATTCATCTGACAGGCAATTTTCCATATTGA